CACCAGTTCTCTGAGCTCAGCCTGCTGACCTTGTCCCTGGCCCACAACCGCATCAGCTCCGTTCCTGCTGATGCCCTGAGCGGCCTGACGGTGGAGAACCTGGATCTGTCGGAGAACAAGCTGTTGGAGCTGAGGGGAGAGTGTCTTCAGCCTGTGGCTCAGCACCTGGCCGTTCTGAACGTCGCCAACAACCCCATCCGTGTCCTGCAGCCCAACGCCTTTGAGGGTCTCCGTCTGCTGGACACACTCAACATCTCGGCCTGCTCCCTGACTGTGCTGCCGGCAGAGACCTTCAGTGGCCTGTACAGCCTGCGACGGCTGGATGCCTCGTGGAACCACGTGCAGAACGTGTCGGAGGACCTGGTCAAGGTGTTTGACCGGCTGGTAACCATCAACCTGTACCACAACGCCTGGCACTGCGACTGCCACATTGCCCCCTTCAGGAACTGGCTGAGGTCACGGAGGTCGGCGCACAAGCTCCACTGCCTGCCGGGTCAGGACCAGGATGATGACTGCTCCGCGCTGAGGTGCGCGTCGCCGGACAAACTCGCCGGGAAACTGATCTCCAGTTTGCTGGACTCCGATCTGGAGAGgtgcagtgggggagggggtaagggggggcttCCGGTGCCGGTGCAGATCAGCATCGTTCTGGCCTGCCTGCTGTTCTCCCTGGGGATGCTGCTGCTGACCCTGTATCTATGGCGACGGGGCCGCACACGCAAGGAGCTGAAGCAGATGTTCCAGAAGAAGAAGCGGAGGCCAGACAGTCGCATCGAGGAGGTAGCAGAAGAGGATCAGGACAAGATCGCTCCTTTCGTGGACTGCGACAACGAGTCGCTCAAGGAGTCTCACCGCAGTTTCGTGTTCCGACACTACTTTGACCAAATGGTGACGGACCCCAAGCTGTTGGAGCCCACCTCCCCGTCCCAGGTGGCGCCCTCGGAAGCCCGCGTGGGGTTTGCAGCGCAGAAGGACAGCGTGTACTCCTCGGACCCTGCTCTGTACGAAGCCAGTCATAACAGTCACAGCATTGTGGTGGGCATTGAATCGACAGTCTGAGAAATCACCCTGTCTCTTGCTGGTGGGCGTAGAGTTGGTGTCATCCATACATTAGAAAGCAGCTCAGATGCAGATCTGAAGACTGGTATTTTATGTTCATGGTTGTGCGGCATCCTCTCCTTTGCCTTTTTACTATTGCTTGATTTCGAAACATTATTCTCAGACTCGTTATAGAACTTCCAGCAGACAGAGTGGATGAGAAAATGGTTCAAGCTGAGGTCTGCTTCATGAACAGCTGTTTGAGTAATGAACATGGTCACTGGTCGTGGGTAATAAAAAGGTGAGTGCATCACACATGGTCCATTTGgggcatttttttttcatacatgtgTAGTGCATACATGTGCAAAAGTGCATTGTTTTGGCTTGCAGAGGAGAGCAATGTCTTTTTCTTgttagaagggggaaaaaaaagggggaataggTAAAATACACAGAGAAACTAGAGATTTGGACTGAATGGATCTGCACAGTCATTGGCTACGGTACACATATCATTTTtgctgatttgtttgtgtgtgaagagcagcAGAAAATCAATAATGTGTcgaggtttttctttcttttttttttttcctttcttttctttttggtgtgttttcACCACTGTTTCAGGATCagggtatacatatatatatatatatacaaaaatatatCTGACCCATGAAGAGTTAAAAAGTTAATGTGTTGAATGGCCAGTGTTATTTCCTGTAGAAGATGTCCCCACCCTTCACCTGCTGTTGGATACATACTGTGCAACCTCTTCTTTGTATGGCGTCTGTGTTCCTGGTAGATCTGTGGATCTGGTGGACtttttctcttattctctgtctctctctttgtttttttatatatattttttgattGTGGGTAGGGCAGCGGAATTGTTGGGGTCATTGATGTACAGGAGACCATCATTAATGGGAAACAGCTCAAGTTGGAGCACCATGTGTCTTAAGACGTTGGAGGATGGATCACACCCCTTCAGGGATGTTCGTCGTCTCGTCTGACCACACATGTCAGA
The sequence above is drawn from the Babylonia areolata isolate BAREFJ2019XMU chromosome 26, ASM4173473v1, whole genome shotgun sequence genome and encodes:
- the LOC143300463 gene encoding podocan-like, yielding MKVAMTMKGLALLGVVALCCVVTATACPDKCRCDPEGRGQRVRCSGGHLSSLLVGLPHNTARLLMDSVTSKQTLGHADLERAPRSLIHLTITNSALQVVEDSAFSPSLTSLQVLDLSKNSIRSIAGGAFTGLSSLRFLNLSGNQLSDVGSALEPLVSLRQLDLGHNFLSELRPAAVQSLSSLSTLCLDGNHFRSLTGGTFQHLAFLSELRIRGCGVSSISEDFFASITRVKLLDLGSNRLKVFPSSTKFSELRQLKHLYLDDNELLKLHPHQFSELSLLTLSLAHNRISSVPADALSGLTVENLDLSENKLLELRGECLQPVAQHLAVLNVANNPIRVLQPNAFEGLRLLDTLNISACSLTVLPAETFSGLYSLRRLDASWNHVQNVSEDLVKVFDRLVTINLYHNAWHCDCHIAPFRNWLRSRRSAHKLHCLPGQDQDDDCSALRCASPDKLAGKLISSLLDSDLERCSGGGGKGGLPVPVQISIVLACLLFSLGMLLLTLYLWRRGRTRKELKQMFQKKKRRPDSRIEEVAEEDQDKIAPFVDCDNESLKESHRSFVFRHYFDQMVTDPKLLEPTSPSQVAPSEARVGFAAQKDSVYSSDPALYEASHNSHSIVVGIESTV